A genome region from Trichosurus vulpecula isolate mTriVul1 chromosome 5, mTriVul1.pri, whole genome shotgun sequence includes the following:
- the CXCR6 gene encoding C-X-C chemokine receptor type 6, with amino-acid sequence MEDYEYDPDVWKSLENISKEEHENFLKFSKIFLPITYLLVFSCGLVGNCLVLAVYIFCQKAKSLTDQFLLNLPIADLLFICTLPFWVYATIHEWVFGEVMCKIVLGMYTLNFYTSMLFLTCITIDRFIAVAQATKTHIYQAKRMTMGKIIYVTIWVFSLLVAIPQFKYAKVSQNNKQVCHTDEEISTVVLATQMTIGFFLPLTAMIICYSVIVKTLIHAKGFQKHKSLKIIFLVVAVFIITQLPFNLIKLIRTTNWEYDIDPRFYYAFVITEAIAYLRACLNPVLYAFVGVKFRKNFWKLMKTFKCPYAAGKISQYQSSDDTSKSFIASNNAQATSMYQL; translated from the coding sequence ATGGAAGACTATGAATACGATCCCGATGTTTGGAAATCATTAGAGAACATCAGCAAGGAGGAGCATGAGAATTTCCTGAAATTCAGCAAGATTTTCCTGCCCATCACATATTTGCTGGTGTTTTCCTGTGGCTTGGTGGGGAACTGTCTGGTGCTGGCGGTCTATATTTTTTGCCAGAAGGCAAAGAGTCTGACTGACCAATTTCTTCTGAACTTGCCCATAGCTGACTTGCTGTTTATCTGTACTCTGCCATTCTGGGTTTATGCCACCATTCATGAGTGGGTCTTTGGGGAAGTCATGTGCAAGATTGTCCTGGGGATGTACACCTTAAATTTCTACACATCCATGTTGTTCCTCACCTGTATCACCATTGACCGCTTTATTGCAGTAGCTCAGGCCACCAAGACCCACATCTATCAAGCCAAAAGGATGACTATGGGAAAGATTATCTATGTCACCATTTGGGTGTTCTCTCTGTTGGTTGCCATCCCACAGTTCAAGTATGCCAAGGTTTCTCAAAATAACAAACAAGTTTGTCATACTGACGAAGAAATTTCTACTGTGGTCCTCGCCACCCAAATGACAATTGGGTTCTTCCTGCCTCTAACAGCCATGATCATCTGCTACTCAGTCATTGTCAAGACCTTGATACATGCCAAAGGGTTCCAGAAGCACAAGTCTCTAAAGATTATATTTTTAGTTGTGGCAGTGTTCATCATAACCCAACTGCCTTTCAATCTCATTAAACTTATCCGCACCACAAACTGGGAGTATGACATAGACCCCCGTTTCTACTATGCTTTTGTGATCACAGAGGCCATTGCTTATCTGCGGGCCTGTCTCAACCCTGTGCTATATGCCTTTGTTGGGGTGAAATTCAGAAAGAACTTTTGGAAACTTATGAAGACCTTCAAGTGCCCCTATGCTGCAGGGAAAATAAGCCAGTATCAGTCTAGCGATGACACCTCTAAAAGTTTTATTGCTTCCAACAATGCTCAGGCCACCAGCATGTACCAGCTGTAA